From Deferrisoma camini S3R1, the proteins below share one genomic window:
- the selD gene encoding selenide, water dikinase SelD, translating into MDPTVLSDALKHLPRCDDPDLLVGFETSDDAAVYRVAPDVALVTTVDYITPVVDDPVWFGRIAAANSLSDVWAMGGRPVTALNLVNFPAGTLDPGILRDMLRGGAEKVAEAGACLAGGHTVDDPEPKYGLAVTGVVHPDRVLTNRGARPGDALVLTKPLGTGVIFNANRAGKYPKDLLEGAVLPVAAALNRVPLETALRHGVHALTDITGFGFAGHALEMARGSGVRLAVSFRALPLYPAAAEMYAAGVTTGSNAGNRRVCGDQLIVRAPLRPEQEELLVDPQTSGGLLIALPEGKAQALVAELHAAGVPWAAVVGRVEEGEPALVIKD; encoded by the coding sequence GTGGATCCGACGGTCCTGTCGGATGCGCTGAAGCACCTGCCCCGGTGCGACGACCCGGACCTCCTGGTGGGGTTCGAGACCTCGGACGACGCGGCCGTTTACCGGGTGGCCCCAGACGTGGCCCTGGTCACCACGGTGGACTACATCACGCCGGTGGTGGACGACCCGGTGTGGTTCGGCCGGATCGCGGCGGCCAACTCCCTGTCGGACGTGTGGGCCATGGGCGGCCGGCCCGTGACCGCCTTGAACCTGGTGAACTTCCCGGCCGGCACCCTGGACCCGGGGATCCTGCGGGACATGCTCCGGGGCGGGGCCGAGAAGGTGGCCGAGGCCGGCGCCTGCCTGGCCGGGGGTCACACCGTGGACGACCCCGAGCCCAAGTACGGCCTGGCGGTCACCGGCGTGGTCCACCCGGACCGGGTGCTCACGAACCGGGGCGCCCGGCCGGGCGACGCCCTGGTGCTCACTAAGCCCCTGGGCACGGGCGTGATCTTCAACGCCAACCGGGCGGGGAAGTACCCGAAGGACCTGCTGGAGGGCGCGGTCCTGCCCGTGGCGGCCGCCTTGAACCGGGTTCCGCTGGAGACGGCCCTCCGGCACGGGGTGCACGCCCTCACCGACATCACGGGGTTTGGGTTCGCGGGCCATGCCCTGGAGATGGCCCGGGGCTCGGGGGTGCGGCTCGCCGTGTCGTTCCGGGCGCTTCCCCTGTACCCGGCCGCGGCCGAGATGTACGCAGCGGGCGTGACCACGGGCTCCAACGCGGGCAACCGGCGGGTCTGCGGCGATCAACTGATCGTCCGGGCCCCGCTCCGGCCGGAGCAGGAGGAGCTCCTGGTGGACCCCCAGACCTCGGGAGGGCTCCTGATCGCCCTGCCGGAGGGGAAGGCCCAGGCCCTCGTGGCAGAACTCCACGCGGCCGGTGTTCCCTGGGCCGCTGTGGTGGGCCGGGTGGAGGAGGGGGAGCCCGCCCTGGTGATCAAGGACTGA
- a CDS encoding sulfite exporter TauE/SafE family protein codes for MEQMAAVLGIGLLGGVVSGFLGIGGGIVTAPLLLYVPPGLGLAALSMHQVSGLTIAQSLFAGFLGAFSHARRGSVDPGLAGIMASVIFVASLAGALLSRYVSPDGLLAVFGVLVLAAGVLLFRPPRAPEDRPRRPGGFSRRGAAGVASVVGVVGGLVGQGGSFLLIPAMTGLLRVPLRVAMGSNLVIVCASSLAGFLGKAATGQVPFPLALALIAGVMPGVRVGAWWHHRTSTRVLRLVLGLVLLAAGTRIAWDLFVDRAVG; via the coding sequence ATGGAGCAGATGGCAGCCGTTTTGGGGATCGGGCTGTTGGGCGGGGTCGTGTCGGGGTTTCTCGGGATCGGCGGCGGCATCGTCACGGCCCCGCTTCTTCTGTACGTCCCCCCGGGCCTGGGGCTTGCGGCGCTGTCCATGCACCAGGTCAGCGGGCTCACCATCGCGCAGTCCCTGTTTGCGGGGTTCCTGGGTGCGTTCTCCCACGCACGGCGGGGCTCGGTGGACCCGGGGCTGGCCGGGATCATGGCGTCGGTGATATTCGTAGCGTCCTTGGCCGGAGCATTGCTATCGCGGTACGTTTCCCCTGACGGGTTGCTGGCCGTGTTCGGGGTGCTGGTGCTTGCCGCAGGGGTCCTGCTGTTCCGGCCTCCGCGGGCGCCCGAGGATCGGCCGCGCAGGCCCGGCGGTTTTTCCCGGCGGGGGGCGGCGGGCGTCGCCTCGGTGGTGGGGGTTGTCGGCGGGCTCGTCGGGCAGGGGGGGTCGTTCCTGCTCATCCCGGCTATGACCGGGCTGCTGCGGGTGCCGCTCCGGGTGGCCATGGGGAGCAACTTGGTGATCGTGTGCGCCTCATCCCTTGCGGGGTTTCTGGGGAAGGCCGCCACGGGGCAGGTGCCGTTCCCCCTGGCTCTGGCACTCATCGCCGGGGTGATGCCCGGGGTGCGGGTGGGGGCCTGGTGGCACCATCGCACTTCGACGCGGGTGCTGCGGCTGGTGCTGGGGCTGGTGCTCCTGGCCGCGGGCACGCGGATCGCGTGGGACCTGTTCGTGGACCGAGCCGTGGGCTGA